The Lacrimispora xylanolytica genome has a segment encoding these proteins:
- a CDS encoding glutathione peroxidase has product MSVYDFKVKPMAGEEKSLSDYQGKVVLIVNTATECGFTPQYTDLQELYAKYAEKGLEILDFPCNQFGNQAPGDNEEIHTFCTGRFGVTFPQFSKIDVNGENAIPLYQYLVKEKDFKGFDAGHKLTPVLENMFEEKNPNYKNEPDIKWNFTKFLVDRKGNVIERFEPTADMKLVEERINQLL; this is encoded by the coding sequence ATGTCTGTTTATGATTTTAAAGTAAAACCAATGGCTGGAGAAGAGAAGAGCTTATCTGATTACCAAGGCAAAGTAGTATTGATCGTTAATACAGCAACTGAGTGCGGGTTCACTCCACAGTATACGGATCTTCAGGAATTATATGCAAAGTATGCAGAAAAAGGCCTGGAAATCCTTGATTTCCCATGCAACCAGTTTGGCAATCAGGCGCCTGGTGATAACGAAGAGATCCACACCTTTTGTACCGGACGTTTTGGCGTTACCTTCCCTCAGTTTTCCAAGATTGATGTAAATGGAGAGAATGCGATTCCTCTTTATCAGTATCTGGTAAAAGAGAAGGATTTTAAAGGCTTTGATGCCGGCCATAAATTAACACCTGTTCTGGAAAACATGTTTGAAGAAAAAAATCCCAACTATAAGAATGAACCGGATATCAAGTGGAATTTTACAAAATTCCTGGTTGACCGGAAAGGTAATGTAATAGAACGATTTGAGCCTACTGCTGATATGAAGCTTGTAGAAGAACGCATCAATCAGCTGCTGTAA
- a CDS encoding MarR family winged helix-turn-helix transcriptional regulator, protein MNRVSNTEEQHGFLMNSCLFFTTTKLSRALGKIAEEAFAKTGLSPSHASLLYLVNQNGGMMQKDLGETLHLTPSTITRLIEKLELKQLVTKRLEGKQAYLNPTPKGLALQKEITESWEQLHRQYDNILTEEETAQFIAISGKLLKSLTKDF, encoded by the coding sequence TTGAACAGGGTTTCAAATACCGAAGAACAACACGGCTTCCTCATGAATAGCTGTCTGTTTTTTACCACCACCAAGCTTTCCAGGGCTTTGGGAAAAATAGCAGAGGAGGCTTTTGCAAAAACAGGTCTTTCTCCAAGCCATGCCTCCCTGCTTTATCTTGTAAATCAAAACGGCGGTATGATGCAAAAAGATTTAGGGGAAACACTTCACTTAACTCCTTCCACCATTACACGGCTGATTGAAAAGCTGGAATTAAAACAGCTTGTCACCAAAAGGCTGGAAGGAAAGCAGGCTTATCTAAATCCTACCCCCAAAGGACTGGCCTTGCAAAAGGAAATCACAGAATCATGGGAACAGCTCCACAGACAATATGATAATATACTTACGGAAGAAGAAACCGCTCAGTTTATTGCCATTAGTGGAAAGCTATTAAAAAGCTTAACAAAAGATTTCTAG
- a CDS encoding putative quinol monooxygenase, producing the protein MIHIIANNYVKADKVEEYLTLAMGLVEDTRNKDAGCIRYELVQDLKNPQILTMLEEWESQEALNNHMNSEHFKEVMAATADFSEKAAEIHVCKKIK; encoded by the coding sequence ATGATACACATTATTGCTAATAACTACGTAAAAGCTGACAAAGTTGAGGAGTATTTAACATTGGCTATGGGTCTGGTTGAGGATACCAGAAACAAGGATGCAGGATGCATCCGCTATGAGCTGGTTCAGGATTTAAAAAATCCACAGATTCTTACCATGCTGGAAGAATGGGAAAGCCAGGAAGCCTTAAACAACCATATGAATTCGGAGCATTTTAAAGAAGTTATGGCAGCAACTGCTGATTTTTCCGAAAAAGCTGCGGAAATTCACGTATGTAAAAAAATTAAATAA
- a CDS encoding flavodoxin family protein — MNVLVVTGSPRRNGNTEIMAEAFAQSAKEAGHDVTVRNLSTLKVGPCLACQYCFTHDGVCSQTDDMSHLLKDIEVTDMLVLASPIYWFDVSAQTKAFVDRMYAFAKKGFRIRSIAMLLNSGGNNVYDAAEAQLNAICSYLKWENKGVIKISGMTEKGSMNNTDQLDSVREFAASLS, encoded by the coding sequence ATGAATGTATTAGTAGTCACAGGCAGTCCAAGACGGAACGGCAATACAGAAATCATGGCAGAGGCCTTTGCCCAGTCAGCAAAAGAAGCCGGTCATGATGTTACAGTGAGGAATTTAAGCACCTTAAAGGTGGGGCCATGTCTGGCCTGTCAATACTGCTTTACCCACGATGGTGTTTGTAGCCAGACAGATGATATGAGTCATCTTTTAAAGGATATCGAAGTGACCGATATGCTGGTTTTAGCCTCTCCCATCTATTGGTTTGACGTTTCCGCACAGACAAAGGCCTTTGTGGATCGTATGTATGCCTTTGCTAAAAAGGGCTTTCGCATCAGATCCATTGCCATGCTCTTAAATTCCGGAGGTAATAATGTTTATGATGCTGCCGAAGCTCAGCTCAATGCCATTTGTTCTTATCTGAAATGGGAAAACAAGGGCGTCATTAAAATATCAGGAATGACAGAAAAGGGGAGCATGAACAATACCGATCAGCTGGATTCCGTCAGAGAATTTGCAGCCAGCCTTTCATAA
- a CDS encoding AAA family ATPase — translation MKEKNNLVITIGRQYGSGGRIVGKALAEEFGINFYDEEILTLTSEQSAVGEVFFRLADEKAGNNLLYRIVSGLKPQLGKPSTDSDIVKPENLFRFQSQVIRELAEEESCIIAGRCADYILSREDVKVPGLVKIFVYADTPTLVKRTMDVDKIDEKEATKRVKKINRERKEYYRYYTGESWDDWDNYDLIINTSRIDLEQTATLIKDYIKLRGLEL, via the coding sequence ATGAAAGAGAAAAATAATCTGGTCATTACAATAGGAAGACAGTACGGAAGCGGTGGACGTATTGTAGGAAAGGCTCTTGCAGAAGAATTTGGAATTAACTTTTATGACGAAGAGATTTTGACCCTTACTTCTGAGCAGAGTGCTGTGGGAGAAGTATTTTTCCGCCTGGCAGATGAAAAGGCAGGAAATAATCTGCTATACCGGATCGTAAGCGGATTAAAACCCCAGTTAGGAAAGCCATCGACAGATTCGGATATTGTAAAACCGGAGAACTTATTCCGTTTTCAGTCTCAGGTCATCAGAGAGCTTGCAGAGGAAGAGTCCTGTATCATTGCAGGCAGATGTGCGGATTATATCTTAAGCCGTGAAGATGTGAAGGTACCGGGACTTGTAAAGATATTTGTATACGCAGATACGCCTACACTTGTGAAAAGAACCATGGATGTAGATAAGATCGATGAAAAAGAAGCGACCAAGCGTGTGAAGAAGATCAACCGGGAGAGGAAAGAATATTACCGCTATTACACCGGTGAGAGCTGGGATGACTGGGATAATTATGATCTGATCATCAATACCAGCAGAATTGATTTGGAGCAAACTGCTACGCTTATCAAAGATTATATTAAATTAAGAGGGCTTGAGCTCTAA
- a CDS encoding galactokinase produces the protein MKVTDTIKLLKSDDSRRLMASLYGEEGIETNIKRYEELLVSFEKKFPQDEDVLLFSAPGRTEISGNHTDHNHGKVLAGSINLDCVGVAAINGTRTVTIISETYNQNFTIDLDDLKPSEKKAGTIDLTKGLFKGFLEAGHEIGGFDAYITTNVISAAGVSSSASYEMLLCSMINTFFNQGRLTAVDYAHIGKYSENVYWDKSSGLLDQMACAVGGLITIDFKNPSEPKVEKIDFDFASRNHSLIIVNTGKGHADLSEDYSLVPLEMKKVAEFFGKEVCAEITEEQVLLNLNEVREFAGDRSVLRALHFFEENKRVDAEVAALKEGRFEDFLHNITASGNSSWKWLQNCFTNTSYQEQGITVALALTELFLGEKKAGACRIHGGGFAGVIMTMIPNELADEYIAYMEKAMGQGNAYRMSIRPYGAICFEEILKQ, from the coding sequence ATGAAAGTTACCGATACCATTAAGCTTTTAAAATCAGATGATTCCAGAAGACTTATGGCTTCACTATATGGAGAAGAAGGAATTGAAACTAACATAAAACGGTATGAGGAGCTGTTAGTAAGCTTTGAAAAGAAATTCCCCCAGGATGAGGATGTCCTGTTGTTTTCTGCGCCTGGCCGTACAGAAATCAGCGGTAACCATACAGATCATAATCATGGAAAGGTGCTTGCAGGAAGTATTAATCTGGACTGTGTAGGCGTAGCCGCGATTAATGGGACCAGGACCGTTACCATAATCAGTGAGACCTATAACCAGAATTTTACCATAGATCTTGATGATTTAAAACCAAGCGAGAAGAAGGCTGGAACCATTGATTTAACAAAGGGCCTGTTCAAAGGATTTTTAGAAGCCGGCCATGAAATCGGCGGCTTTGATGCCTATATTACCACCAATGTAATCAGTGCGGCGGGAGTTAGCTCCTCTGCTTCTTATGAGATGCTTTTATGCAGCATGATCAATACCTTTTTTAATCAGGGACGTCTTACCGCAGTGGATTACGCCCATATCGGCAAATACTCTGAGAATGTTTACTGGGACAAGTCCTCAGGTCTCTTAGACCAGATGGCCTGTGCTGTGGGTGGCCTTATCACCATTGATTTTAAGAATCCATCTGAGCCAAAGGTGGAAAAGATTGATTTTGATTTTGCTTCCAGAAATCACAGTCTGATTATCGTTAATACAGGCAAGGGACATGCAGATTTAAGTGAGGATTATTCCCTGGTTCCCCTGGAGATGAAAAAAGTAGCAGAGTTCTTCGGAAAAGAAGTGTGTGCAGAGATTACAGAAGAACAGGTTCTTTTAAACCTGAATGAGGTCAGAGAATTTGCCGGTGACCGTTCTGTTCTTCGGGCCCTTCATTTCTTTGAGGAGAATAAGCGGGTGGACGCAGAAGTGGCAGCCTTAAAGGAAGGGCGTTTTGAAGATTTTCTGCATAATATCACAGCCTCCGGCAATTCCTCCTGGAAATGGCTTCAGAACTGCTTTACCAATACCAGCTATCAGGAGCAGGGTATCACCGTGGCTCTGGCTCTGACGGAGCTTTTCCTGGGAGAAAAAAAGGCAGGAGCCTGCAGGATCCATGGCGGCGGATTTGCCGGTGTTATTATGACCATGATTCCCAATGAACTGGCAGATGAGTATATCGCCTACATGGAAAAAGCCATGGGCCAGGGAAATGCATACCGCATGAGCATCAGACCTTACGGGGCCATCTGTTTTGAAGAGATTCTAAAGCAATAA